From the genome of Bordetella sp. H567, one region includes:
- a CDS encoding class II aldolase/adducin family protein encodes MNARYSTDFPSLKNEVDPAEWQVRKDLAACYRLMDRYGMTDMIYNHITAQIPGKKDHLLINLYGLLYKEITASNLVEIDLDGNVVRKPDTDYGINKSGYVIHGCIHRARPDVHCVIHTHTRAGMAISAMRCGLLPITQTSSRFHGHIGYHDFEGPAVDLAEQERLVRDLGPHNAMILRNHGLLVCGASVPQALNLMYQLEMACRAQVDAMAGGLENVAVPGKDILERSAHLYQPGTRRPYGELEWHAMLRLLDAEPGGYPRYDS; translated from the coding sequence ATGAACGCCCGCTACAGCACTGACTTTCCCTCGCTGAAGAACGAGGTGGACCCCGCGGAATGGCAGGTTCGCAAGGACCTGGCCGCCTGCTACCGGTTGATGGATCGCTACGGCATGACCGACATGATCTACAACCACATCACCGCGCAGATCCCCGGCAAGAAGGACCACCTGCTGATCAACCTGTATGGATTGCTCTACAAGGAGATCACGGCGTCGAACCTGGTGGAAATCGACCTGGACGGCAATGTGGTGCGCAAGCCGGACACGGACTACGGCATCAACAAGTCCGGCTATGTGATCCACGGCTGCATCCATCGGGCGCGGCCCGACGTGCATTGCGTCATCCATACGCACACCCGCGCCGGCATGGCGATATCGGCCATGCGCTGCGGCCTGCTGCCGATCACGCAGACGTCCTCGCGCTTTCATGGCCATATCGGCTATCACGACTTCGAAGGGCCCGCGGTGGACCTGGCCGAGCAGGAGCGCCTGGTGCGCGACCTGGGGCCGCACAACGCCATGATCCTGCGCAACCACGGGCTGCTGGTGTGCGGCGCCTCCGTGCCGCAGGCGCTGAACCTGATGTACCAGCTTGAAATGGCCTGCCGCGCGCAGGTGGACGCGATGGCCGGCGGCCTGGAAAACGTCGCCGTGCCGGGCAAGGACATCCTGGAGCGCAGCGCCCACCTGTACCAGCCCGGTACGCGCCGCCCGTACGGCGAGCTGGAATGGCACGCCATGCTGCGCCTGCTGGACGCCGAGCCCGGCGGCTATCCGCGCTACGACAGCTGA
- the gcvA gene encoding transcriptional regulator GcvA → MNPQLPPLNPLRVFESVARHLSFTAAAQELHITQGAVSHQIKTLETWLGFPLLERGGRRLRLTRGGESYAASLSHAFAQISSATRELVSAGAKQVLTVRGHTTLFVRWLIPLIPAFQAAHPDINIKLTASVEGVDFKRENADMGIIYGDGPWEGLRNDLLFSDALTPVMAPELAARLPRPCTTEALLELPLLHSNRRPQHWPDWIRLAGAHRGLAVGDMYYEDLSIIYQCATEGLGVALGQLRYLEKDLGQGRLVAPHPLVLRRPRGYHLVCPQSRADEPKIACFREWLVARAAEGSA, encoded by the coding sequence ATGAATCCGCAACTGCCCCCGCTGAACCCCTTGCGTGTCTTCGAGAGCGTAGCCCGCCATCTCAGCTTCACCGCCGCCGCGCAGGAGTTGCACATCACCCAGGGCGCGGTCAGCCACCAGATCAAGACGCTCGAAACCTGGCTGGGTTTTCCGCTGCTCGAACGCGGCGGGCGGCGCCTGCGCCTGACGCGCGGCGGCGAAAGCTATGCCGCGTCCTTGTCCCATGCGTTCGCCCAGATATCCAGCGCGACGCGCGAGCTCGTTTCCGCGGGCGCCAAGCAGGTGCTGACGGTGCGCGGGCACACCACGCTGTTCGTGCGCTGGCTGATTCCCCTGATCCCCGCCTTCCAGGCCGCGCATCCGGACATCAACATCAAGCTCACCGCCAGCGTCGAGGGCGTGGACTTCAAGCGCGAGAACGCCGACATGGGCATCATCTACGGCGACGGGCCGTGGGAAGGGCTGCGCAACGACCTGCTGTTCAGCGATGCCTTGACGCCGGTCATGGCGCCGGAACTGGCGGCCCGGCTGCCGCGCCCCTGTACGACCGAGGCCTTGCTGGAACTGCCGCTGCTGCATTCCAACCGCCGGCCGCAGCACTGGCCCGACTGGATACGGCTGGCAGGCGCCCATCGCGGCTTGGCGGTGGGCGACATGTACTACGAGGATCTCAGCATCATCTACCAATGCGCCACCGAAGGCCTGGGCGTGGCGCTGGGGCAGTTGCGCTACCTGGAAAAAGACCTGGGCCAGGGCCGCCTGGTCGCGCCCCACCCCCTGGTGCTGCGCCGTCCACGCGGCTATCACCTGGTCTGCCCGCAAAGCCGCGCGGACGAACCGAAAATCGCCTGCTTCCGGGAATGGCTGGTGGCGCGCGCGGCCGAAGGGTCCGCGTAA
- a CDS encoding LysR family transcriptional regulator, whose translation MLNTALKYFLEVVNNGSLTIAAHSLHVAPSAVSRMIRKLEDEYGTVLFDRHARGMVLTESGQLMAAYARRAHLDAERARSDVRDLSRLGQRMVKISANQAFGRELLPRLIGEFRKTEPSVHFQLNILQSEEINRRVREGKDDIGVSYSLSAPEGVQIQHVGILPVCAVMPPHHPLATRAFLSMQEIADYPVALMGHGSTIRFIVDLCCMHEDIELNVVMTSNNMGALQNLSRNYGPIIFGSRLTVLAGIQRGELVAVPLTNTDLHQRHFHIQTMLGRELPSSVMRIVQAIVRDVTLAA comes from the coding sequence ATGCTCAATACCGCACTGAAATACTTCCTGGAAGTGGTCAACAATGGATCGCTGACGATCGCCGCCCACTCCCTGCACGTGGCGCCTTCGGCGGTCAGCCGCATGATCCGCAAGCTGGAGGACGAATACGGCACCGTGCTGTTCGACCGCCATGCCAGGGGCATGGTGTTGACCGAATCCGGCCAGCTGATGGCCGCCTATGCGCGGCGCGCGCATCTGGACGCGGAGCGGGCGCGGTCGGACGTGCGCGACCTGAGCCGGCTCGGCCAGCGCATGGTGAAGATCTCGGCCAACCAGGCCTTCGGCCGCGAACTGCTGCCGCGCCTGATCGGCGAGTTCCGCAAGACGGAACCCAGCGTGCATTTCCAGCTGAACATCCTGCAGTCGGAAGAGATCAACCGCCGCGTGCGCGAGGGCAAGGATGACATCGGCGTCAGCTACAGCCTGTCGGCGCCGGAAGGCGTGCAGATCCAGCACGTGGGCATCCTGCCGGTGTGCGCCGTGATGCCGCCGCATCATCCGTTGGCTACGCGGGCCTTCCTGTCCATGCAGGAGATCGCCGATTATCCGGTCGCCTTGATGGGGCACGGCAGCACCATCCGCTTCATCGTCGACCTGTGCTGCATGCACGAGGACATCGAGCTGAATGTCGTGATGACCAGCAACAACATGGGCGCGTTGCAAAATCTCAGCCGCAACTACGGGCCCATCATCTTCGGCAGCCGGCTGACGGTGCTGGCCGGGATCCAGCGCGGCGAGCTGGTCGCCGTGCCGCTGACCAATACCGACCTGCACCAGCGCCACTTCCATATCCAGACCATGCTGGGGCGGGAGCTGCCGTCCAGCGTCATGCGCATCGTGCAGGCCATCGTGCGGGACGTGACACTGGCCGCATAA